CGAAGCATCCTGTGGGAGCAATGCTGTTGACGTAAACGCTGTTTACTTTTCTCAGTTCACCGTGGCTCTCCGGCCACGCTTCCAACGCACTGAATCCGGACATTTCCGGGTTCCTCAATCCGCCGAAGCTCCGACCCCCGCGGTCGGGCGTGTCGCGATCAAGAATGCGCACATGCCCGCAACTACGTGCGAAGGTGGGTTATGTTTGGTCCTTAGCTTGGACCCTGCGTCGAGCATTATCTCAACCGGGACACGAAAAGGCACTTGAACAACTCAATAAGTATGCCGGAATCAGACGCGAAACGCCAACCGGAGGTCCCGTCGCCCGGCTTCGGCATGCCCTGAACCGCCCACCGTGCCGCGCACGTGGCGCACCTGCGCGGTATTTGCCGGCCCGGGATCTCGTCCGAGTGGGGAACCTCACCCGTCGCCACGGTGCCCGCGTCGCCAACGGACGCGCCGCCACGCGGACCGCCGCGTGCACACCCTGTCGTTAAAGGAGGAAGGCCCCCGGCCGAAGCCGGGGGCCTTCCTCCAGACCTGAGTCACCTGGCGGGCAGGTTACTTGATGATCTTGGTAACTCGACCTGAACCAACGGTGCGGCCACCTTCGCGGATGGCGAAGCCGAGGCCTTCTTCCATGGCGATGGGCTGGATCAGCTCAACGGTCATTTCGGTGTTGTCGCCAGGCATGACCATTTCCGTGCCCTCGGGCAGGGTGATGACACCGGTAACATCCGTGGTGCGGAAGTAGAACTGCGGGCGGTAGTTGGAGTAGAACGGGTTGTGACGCCCACCCTCATCCTTGGCCAGGATGTAGACGTTGCCTTCGAAGTTCGTGTGCGGGGTGATGGAACCCGGCTTCACGATGACCTGGCCACGCTCGACATCTTCGCGCTTGATGCCGCGGAGCAACAGACCACAGTTCTCGCCGGCCCAAGCCTCGTCGAGCTGCTTGTGGAACATCTCGATGCCGGTAACCGTGGTCTTCTGGACCGGACGAATGCCGACGATCTCGATTTCGGAGTTGATCTTGAGGGTTCCACGCTCGGCGCGGCCCGTCACAACGGTGCCACGGCCGGTGATGGTGAAGACATCTTCAACCGGCATCAGGAACGGCTTGTCCTTGTCGCGGATCGGGTCCGGAACATGGTTGTCAACGGCGTCCATCAGGTCCTCAACGGACTTGACCCACTTGGGGTCGCCTTCCAGTGCCTTCAGGCCCGAGACGCGGATAACCGGTGCCTCGTCGCCATCGAAGCCCTGTGAGGAGAGAAGTTCGCGAACTTCCATTTCGACCAGGTCGAGGAGTTCTTCGTCGTCAACCATGTCGGACTTGTTCAGTGCCACCAACAGGTAGGGAACGCCCACCTGGCGGGCCAGCAGAACGTGCTCGCGGGTCTGGGCCATCGGGCCGTCAGTCGCGGCAACCACCAGGATTGCGCCGTCCATCTGGGCGGCACCGGTGATCATGTTCTTGATGTAGTCAGCGTGTCCGGGAGCGTCAACGTGTGCGTAGTGACGCTTCTCGGTCTGGTACTCAACGTGCGAGATGTTGATGGTGATGCCGCGCTGCTTCTCCTCGGGAGCCGAGTCGATGGAAGCAAAGTCGCGCTTCTCGTTGAGTGTGGGGTACTTGTCGTACAGCACCTTGGAAATGGCAGCCGTCAACGTCGTCTTACCATGGTCAACGTGACCGATGGTGCCGATGTTAACGTGCGGCTTAGTCCGCTCGAACTTTGCCTTCGCCACGGGTTCCTCCTAGAACGTTTTCGTTGACTTACTCTCGGCGACGCTTTTCGTCACCGAAATCGATAGCAAGTCTACTGGGGGCTTTTGATATTTAGGAAATTACTGCTTGCCTGGGTCCGTATCAGCATAAAGTGCCGAATGGACCCAAGCAAAAGTGCGGTTATTCGCCGCGGGCCTTCTGGATGATCTCGTCGGCTACTGCCTTCGGGACCTCAGCGTAGCTGTCAAACTTCATCGAGTACACGGCACGGCCCTGGGTCTTGGAACGCAGGTCGCCAATGTAGCCGAACATTCCGGACAGGGGCACCAGGGCACGGATGACCTTGACGCCGCTGGCATCCTCCATGGACTGCATCTGGCCGCGGCGGGAGTTGATGTCACCGATAACTTCACCCATGTATTCCTCAGGGGTGCGGACTTCAACTTCCATCAGCGGTTCGAGCAGGACCGGGTTGGCCATCCGGGCCGCTTCCTTGAACGCCATGCGGCCGGCGATCTTGAAGGCCATTTCGGATGAGTCAACATCGTGGGACGCGCCGTCAAGCAGCGTGGCCTTGATGCCGACCATCGGGTAGCCGGCCAGCACGCCGTCAGGCAGTGCGGACTGGATGCCCTGGTCAACGCTGGGAATGTATTCGCGCGGAACACGGCCACCGGTGACCTTGTTCTCGAACTCGTACATGGCACCTTCGGCAGTATCCAGCGGCGCGATGGCGATCTGGATCTTGGCGAACTGCCCCGAACCACCGGTCTGCTTCTTGTGCGTGTAATCGTGCTTGACAACGGCGCGCTTGATGGTTTCGCGGTACGCAACCTGCGGCTTGCCGACGTTGGCCTCAACGTTGAATTCGCGGCGCATGCGGTCCACCAGGATGTCCAGGTGCAGCTCGCCCATGCCGCCAATCTCGGTCTGGCCGGTGTCTTCATTGAGGTTGACGGTGAACGTCGGGTCCTCAGCGGAGAGCTTCTGGATGGCCGTGGACAGCTTCTCCTGGTCCCCCTTGGTCTTCGGCTCGATGGCAACGAAGATCACGGGCTCGGGGAAGGTCATCGACTCAAGGACAATGGGATTTGCGGGGTCGCACAAGGTGTCACCGGTGGTGGTGTCCTTGAGGCCGATCACGGCGTAGATGTGACCGGCGTGGATCTCATCGACGGGCATTTCCTTGTTGGCATGCATCTGGAACAGCTTGCCGATGCGTTCCTTCTTCTGCTTGGTCGAGTTCAGCAGCTGCGTTCCGTTGGTTGCCCGGCCGGAATACACGCGGATGAAGTTCAACTGACCGAAGAACGGGTGCGTGGCGATCTTGAAGGCCAGGGCCGAGAACGGCTCCGCCTCGCTCGGCTCGCGCTTGATCTCCACGGACTCGTCCTTGGGATCGTGGCCCACCATGGCGCCGACGTCCAGCGGGTTCGGCAGGTAGTCGATGACGGCGTCGAGCATGGGCTGCACGCCGCGGTTCTTAAAGGCAGAACCACAGAAGACGGGGTAGATCTCCGAGTTCACGGTCAGCTTGCGAATGCCCGCCTTCAGTTCCTCGATGGACGGCTCTTCGCCCTCAAGGTACTTCTCCATCAGCTCTTCGGAGGACTCGGCAACCGCCTCAATGAGGGAAGCACGGTACTCTTCAGCCCTTTCCTGCAGATCCGCGGGGATCTCCTGGATCTCGTAGGCGGCACCCATGGTGACGTCACCCTTTGAGTCGCCTGCCCAGACGAAGGCCTTCATGGTCAACAGGTCCACGACGCCGGTGAATTCGCTCTCGACGCCGATCGGCAGCTGCATGACCAGCGGCTTGGCGCCGAGGCGGTTGATGATGGTGTCGACGGTGAAGTAGAAGTCGGCGCCCAGCTTGTCCATCTTGTTGACAAAGCAGATGCGCGGCACGTTGTACTTGTCAGCCTGGCGCCAGACAGTCTCGGACTGCGGCTCCACGCCCTCCTTGCCGTCGAAGACGGCGACGGCGCCGTCGAGCACACGCAGGGAGCGCTCAACCTCAACCGTGAAGTCAACGTGGCCGGGGGTGTCAATGATGTTGATCTGGTTGTTGTTCCAGAAACAGGTCACCGCGGCGGAGGTAATGGTGATGCCGCGTTCCTTTTCCTGTTCCATCCAGTCAGTCGTCGAGGCGCCGTCGTGCGTTTCGCCGAGCTTGTGGTTCACACCCGTGTAGAACAGGATGCGCTCGGTAGTAGTGGTCTTGCCGGCATCAATGTGGGCCATGATGCCGATGTTGCGGACCTTGTTAAGGTCTGTAAGCACGTCCTGTGCCACGGTTTCTCCCTTTTCTAGAGATGAGCTTGCGGGTGGTTCCTTGCGGCAACCGGGCCGTTCGGAACCACCCTCACGGCTCTAGTTACCAGCGGTAATGGGCGAATGCCTTGTTGGACTCGGCCATCTTGTGGGTGTCTTCGCGACGCTTGACTGCGGCACCAAGGCCGTTCGAGGCATCCAAAACCTCGTTGCGCAGGCGTTCGGTCATGGTCTTCTCGCGGCGGGCCTTGGAGTAGCCGACCAGCCAGCGCAGGGCAAGGGCGGTCTGGCGGCCCGGCTTGACCTCGACCGGTACCTGGTAGGTTGCGCCACCGACGCGGCGGGACTTCACCTCAAGGCTCGGCTTGATGTTTTCCATGGCCTTCTTCAGCGCTGCGACGGGGTCGGCGCCTGTCTTCTCGCGGACACCTTCGAGTGCGCCGTAAACAATGCGCTCCGCGGTGGACTTCTTGCCGTCGACCAGAACCTTGTTGATCAGCTGCGTGACCAGGGGGGAACCGTAAACGGGATCTACAACTAGCGGCCGCTTGGGGGCCGGACCCTTGCGAGGCATATTACTTCTTCTCCATCTTTGCACCGTAGCGGCTGCGGGCCTGCTTGCGGTTCTTAACGCCCTGGGTATCCAATGCGCCACGGACGATCTTGTACCGAACACCGGGAAGGTCCTTCACACGGCCTCCGCGAACGAGCACGATGGAGTGCTCCTGGAGGTTGTGTCCGACACCGGGGATGTAAGCGGTGACTTCCACGCCGCCGTTGAGGCGCACACGTGCCACCTTGCGGAGGGCCGAGTTCGGCTTCTTCGGGGTCGTGGTGTAAACGCGCGTGCAAACGCCGCGACGCATGGGGCTGCCCTTCAATGCGGGAGCCTTGGTCTTCGTGACCTTGGGTGTCCGGCCCTTTCGGACCAGCTGGTTAATCGTAGGCACTTTCGTGTTCTCCGTTGTTTTCTCGAGATGCTTCTCGTATCGCTTTTCCTGGCCATCGTCCGCCGAGGAAGAGCCTTTTACTGGTAGTCGCAGACTTGGGCGACTTCACAGCGCCTAGGCATGCAAAAATGTGGCATTCGCTGTACAAGAACCGTACAACCCGGACCCGCGACCCCTCTCCCGGGAAACCTGGAGAAATGGGCGCTCTTATCCACTGCCACACTAACAATTGATAACCACACTACCATGCGGCGGGCACGAGCTAAAAATCACGGCCGGGGTGCCCCGGGATTGCCCTTGACAGGGCCCCGCCGTAGGCGCAATCTCAAAGGTACTCCACGCCGCACCTCGGCCGGTCTCCCACCTGCGGCACCCATGTGGAGCGGGAAGCTACAGGCGGTAGGCAGGTGTGTCATGGCTGATGCAGATCTGGTGCTCGAAGGCGGCGGCGTCAAGGGGTCCGGCTTGGTGGGGGCGGTGACCGCACTTGCCACGCACACCGATCCCTACTCGTTCCACCGCGTGGCAGGCACCTCCGCCGGTGCCATCGTTGCGGGCCTTCTGGCCTCCGGCATGACCGTGGCCCGGGTCAAGGACGTCATGGACGGTTTGGACTTTGCGAAGTTTGAGGACGAATCGGGATTCATGGCCCACCTGCCCGGCCTGGGCCAGTCCGCAGGACTGCTCTTCCACGAAGGCCTTTTCGCCGGAGGGTTCCTGCATGAATGGATCTCCGAGACGCTGGCCGGCGAAGGCGTCTATACCTGGGCCGACCTCAAGGAAGAGGATCCCGGCAGCGCACTTCCTCCCGGGCAGCGCTACAAGCTGGTGGTCATCGTCTCCGACGTCTCCCGCGGATTGATGCTGCGGCTGCCCTGGGACTACGAACAACTGCTGGGCGTTGATCCGGACACCGCATCAGTCGCGGACGCCATCCGTGCCTCCGCGTCGATACCCTTCTTTTTCCGGCCTTGGAAAATGCCCATCAACGCCGCCGAGACCGGACATGACCACATAGTCTGCGCCGACGGCGGCCTGCTCTCCAACTTTCCCATGGCGATATTCGACAGACATGACGGCCAGCCGTCGCGCTGGCCCACGCTCGGCGTGAAGCTGTCCGGGCAGACCAGCATCCGGACAGCGGATTGGGCGCCGGACAACAGCAACGTCCAGCTGGCGAAGTCGCTGCTGGGCACCATGATGGGCGCCCACGACCGCAGCTACGTCAATGACCCGCAGGCGGTCTCCCGCACCATCTTCGTCGACACGACCAATTACCGTGCCACCGATTTCCATCTGACCCAGGAGGACAAGGAAATCATGTTCAGCAAGGGCCAGGCAAGCGGGCAGCAGTTCCTGACCACGTGGGACTGGGAGGCATGGAAGGCAGGCGACTACGCCAACTAGCTGCCTGCCTGTTAAAGTACGACGGCGGTGGGTCACCTGTGAAAGGTGACTCACCGCCCGTTCGCTGCCTCTCCAACCTCGCAAGTCCCCAGGCTCGAGGGGCCTCGGCAGCTCTCTTATCGCATCAGTAGATGGCCAGGTCAGCCGCTGAAGTTGGTGCCCAGGTCGTAGTCATCCAGGGGGATGGCACGGAACTCGGCGCCAAGGTCGCCCACGCCGCCCACGTAGTCAAAGTCGCTGAATGCGCTCGGACCGGTGAACAGATTGGCCTTGGCTTCCTCGGTCGGCTCCACCGTGACGTTGGTGTAGCGCGGCAGACCCGTACCAGCCGGGATCAGCTTACCGATGATGACGTTCTCCTTCAGGCCCAGAAGCGGGTCGGACTTGCCTTCCATGGCCGCCTGCGTCAGGACGCGGGTGGTTTCCTGGAAGGAAGCGGCGGAGAGCCAGGACTCGGTGGCAAGCGAGGCCTTGGTGATGCCCATGAGCTCGTTACGGCCCGATGCCGGCTTCTTGCCCTCGGACACCACGCGACGGTTTTCCGTCTCGAAGCGGCCGCGCTCGGCCAGCTCGCCGGGGAGCAGGTTGGAGTCACCGGACTCGATGACCGTCACGCGGCGCAGCATCTGGCGCACGATGACTTCCACGTGCTTGTCGTGGATGCCCACACCCTGGCTGCGGTAGACGCCCTGGACTTCCTCCACGAGGTGCTTCTGGGCGGCTCGCGGGCCGAGGATGCGCAGGACCTGCTTGGGGTCGACGGCGCCGACGATCAGCTTCTGGCCCACCACGACGTGCTCGCCGTCTGCAACCAGCAGGCGGGCACGGCGCAGGACCGGGTAGGCGATCTCTTCCGTTCCGTCGTCCGGGGTCAGGATCAGGCGCATGGTGCGTTCGGACTCATCAATGTTGATGCGGCCGGCAGCTTCCGCGATCGGGGCAACACCCTTGGGGGTACGTGCCTCGAACAGCTCCTGGATACGGGGCAGACCCTGGGTGATGTCCTCGCCGCGGCTGGCCGAAACGGCACCACCAGTGTGGAAGGTACGCATGGTCAGCTGCGTGCCGGGCTCACCAATGGACTGTGCGGCAATGATGCCCACGGCCTCACCGATGTCCACGGTCTTGCCGGTGGCCAGTGACCGGCCGTAGCAGAGGGCACAGGTGCCCACCGTGGACTCGCAGGTCAGCACGGAGCGCACCTTGATCTCTTCAACGCCGGCTGCGAACAGCTTGGCAATGAGGACATCGCCCACGTCGTCGCCGGCAGAGGCCAGCACCTCGCCGGAGGAATCCAGCACGTCGGCGGCCAAGGTGCGTGCGTACACGCTGTTCTCGACTTCCTCGTGCAGCTTGATTTCACCGGTTTCAGTGACCACCGCGATGGGCAGGGTCAGGCCGCGCTCGGTGCCACAGTCGTCTTCACGAACAATGACATCCTGTGAGACGTCAACCAGGCGTCGCGTCAGGTAGCCCGAGTTTGCTGTACGGAGGGCCGTGTCGGCCAGACCCTTGCGGGCACCGTGCGTGGCGATGAAGTATTCCAGCACCGACAGGCCCTCGCGGTAGGAGGACTTGATCGGCCGGGGAATGATTTCGCCCTTCGGGTTGGCCACCAGGCCACGGATACCGGCGATCTGGCGGACCTGCATCCAGTTACCACGGGCACCGGAGGAAACCATCCGGTTGATCGTGTTGGAGGCGGACAGCGACGCACGCATCGCATCGGCGATCTCGTTGGTGGCCTGGTTCCAGATGTCGATGAGCTCCTGGCGGCGCTCGTCGTCGGCGATCAGGCCCTTGTCGAACTGGGCCTGGACCTTGGCGGCCTTGACTTCGTAGCCCTCCAGGATGGCCGGCTTCGCCTTCGGCACCTCGATGTCCGAGATGGCAACGGTGATGCCGGAGCGGGTGGCCCAGTAGAAGCCTGCATCCTTCAGGTTGTCCAGCGTCGCCGCGACAACAACCTTCGGGTAGCGCTCGGCGAGGTCGTTGACGATCTCGGAGAGCTGGCCCTTGTCCGCGACCTTTTCAACCCACGGGTAGTCGGCGGGCAGGGTCTCGTTGAAGATGACCTGGCCCAGCGACGTCGCCACAATGGCCGGCTGGCCGGCTTCCCAGCCCTCGGGGGCTTCCCAGCCCGCGTACGGCACGA
This genomic stretch from Arthrobacter dokdonellae harbors:
- the tuf gene encoding elongation factor Tu, which encodes MAKAKFERTKPHVNIGTIGHVDHGKTTLTAAISKVLYDKYPTLNEKRDFASIDSAPEEKQRGITINISHVEYQTEKRHYAHVDAPGHADYIKNMITGAAQMDGAILVVAATDGPMAQTREHVLLARQVGVPYLLVALNKSDMVDDEELLDLVEMEVRELLSSQGFDGDEAPVIRVSGLKALEGDPKWVKSVEDLMDAVDNHVPDPIRDKDKPFLMPVEDVFTITGRGTVVTGRAERGTLKINSEIEIVGIRPVQKTTVTGIEMFHKQLDEAWAGENCGLLLRGIKREDVERGQVIVKPGSITPHTNFEGNVYILAKDEGGRHNPFYSNYRPQFYFRTTDVTGVITLPEGTEMVMPGDNTEMTVELIQPIAMEEGLGFAIREGGRTVGSGRVTKIIK
- a CDS encoding patatin-like phospholipase family protein; the encoded protein is MADADLVLEGGGVKGSGLVGAVTALATHTDPYSFHRVAGTSAGAIVAGLLASGMTVARVKDVMDGLDFAKFEDESGFMAHLPGLGQSAGLLFHEGLFAGGFLHEWISETLAGEGVYTWADLKEEDPGSALPPGQRYKLVVIVSDVSRGLMLRLPWDYEQLLGVDPDTASVADAIRASASIPFFFRPWKMPINAAETGHDHIVCADGGLLSNFPMAIFDRHDGQPSRWPTLGVKLSGQTSIRTADWAPDNSNVQLAKSLLGTMMGAHDRSYVNDPQAVSRTIFVDTTNYRATDFHLTQEDKEIMFSKGQASGQQFLTTWDWEAWKAGDYAN
- a CDS encoding DNA-directed RNA polymerase subunit beta', which encodes MSSESSFGLMQIGLATATDIRDWSHGEVKKPETINYRTLKPEKDGLFCEKIFGPSRDWECYCGKYKRVRFKGIICERCGVEVTRAKVRRERMGHIELAAPVTHIWYFKGVPSRLGYLLDLAPKDLEKVIYFAAYMITSVDDDARHAELPNLQIEHDLEKKRMVDMRDSDIATIARDLENEIARLEGEGAKAADKKKARDSADRQMANVRKRADADIDRLEQVWDRFKGLKVADLEGDEALYRELRDRYGMFFEGSMGAEAIKKRLENFDMAGEAEILRDIIQNGKGQRKTRALKRLKVVNAFLTTNNSPLGMVLDAVPVIPPELRPMVQLDGGRFATSDLNDLYRRVINRNNRLKRLLDLGAPEIIVNNEKRMLQEAVDSLFDNGRRGRPVTGPGNRPLKSLSDMLKGKQGRFRQNLLGKRVDYSGRSVIVVGPQLKLHQCGLPKQMALELFKPFVMKRLVDLNHAQNIKSAKRMVERFRPQVWDVLEEIITEHPVLLNRAPTLHRLGIQAFEPQLVEGKAIQLHPLVCGAFNADFDGDQMAVHLPLSPEAQAEARILMLSSNNILKPSDGRPVTLPSQDMIIGLYHLTTKRIGAVGEGRIFSTPAEAVMAHDAGELHLNSQVKIRLDNFVPYAGWEAPEGWEAGQPAIVATSLGQVIFNETLPADYPWVEKVADKGQLSEIVNDLAERYPKVVVAATLDNLKDAGFYWATRSGITVAISDIEVPKAKPAILEGYEVKAAKVQAQFDKGLIADDERRQELIDIWNQATNEIADAMRASLSASNTINRMVSSGARGNWMQVRQIAGIRGLVANPKGEIIPRPIKSSYREGLSVLEYFIATHGARKGLADTALRTANSGYLTRRLVDVSQDVIVREDDCGTERGLTLPIAVVTETGEIKLHEEVENSVYARTLAADVLDSSGEVLASAGDDVGDVLIAKLFAAGVEEIKVRSVLTCESTVGTCALCYGRSLATGKTVDIGEAVGIIAAQSIGEPGTQLTMRTFHTGGAVSASRGEDITQGLPRIQELFEARTPKGVAPIAEAAGRINIDESERTMRLILTPDDGTEEIAYPVLRRARLLVADGEHVVVGQKLIVGAVDPKQVLRILGPRAAQKHLVEEVQGVYRSQGVGIHDKHVEVIVRQMLRRVTVIESGDSNLLPGELAERGRFETENRRVVSEGKKPASGRNELMGITKASLATESWLSAASFQETTRVLTQAAMEGKSDPLLGLKENVIIGKLIPAGTGLPRYTNVTVEPTEEAKANLFTGPSAFSDFDYVGGVGDLGAEFRAIPLDDYDLGTNFSG
- the fusA gene encoding elongation factor G — protein: MAQDVLTDLNKVRNIGIMAHIDAGKTTTTERILFYTGVNHKLGETHDGASTTDWMEQEKERGITITSAAVTCFWNNNQINIIDTPGHVDFTVEVERSLRVLDGAVAVFDGKEGVEPQSETVWRQADKYNVPRICFVNKMDKLGADFYFTVDTIINRLGAKPLVMQLPIGVESEFTGVVDLLTMKAFVWAGDSKGDVTMGAAYEIQEIPADLQERAEEYRASLIEAVAESSEELMEKYLEGEEPSIEELKAGIRKLTVNSEIYPVFCGSAFKNRGVQPMLDAVIDYLPNPLDVGAMVGHDPKDESVEIKREPSEAEPFSALAFKIATHPFFGQLNFIRVYSGRATNGTQLLNSTKQKKERIGKLFQMHANKEMPVDEIHAGHIYAVIGLKDTTTGDTLCDPANPIVLESMTFPEPVIFVAIEPKTKGDQEKLSTAIQKLSAEDPTFTVNLNEDTGQTEIGGMGELHLDILVDRMRREFNVEANVGKPQVAYRETIKRAVVKHDYTHKKQTGGSGQFAKIQIAIAPLDTAEGAMYEFENKVTGGRVPREYIPSVDQGIQSALPDGVLAGYPMVGIKATLLDGASHDVDSSEMAFKIAGRMAFKEAARMANPVLLEPLMEVEVRTPEEYMGEVIGDINSRRGQMQSMEDASGVKVIRALVPLSGMFGYIGDLRSKTQGRAVYSMKFDSYAEVPKAVADEIIQKARGE
- the rpsG gene encoding 30S ribosomal protein S7, encoding MPRKGPAPKRPLVVDPVYGSPLVTQLINKVLVDGKKSTAERIVYGALEGVREKTGADPVAALKKAMENIKPSLEVKSRRVGGATYQVPVEVKPGRQTALALRWLVGYSKARREKTMTERLRNEVLDASNGLGAAVKRREDTHKMAESNKAFAHYRW
- the rpsL gene encoding 30S ribosomal protein S12; the encoded protein is MPTINQLVRKGRTPKVTKTKAPALKGSPMRRGVCTRVYTTTPKKPNSALRKVARVRLNGGVEVTAYIPGVGHNLQEHSIVLVRGGRVKDLPGVRYKIVRGALDTQGVKNRKQARSRYGAKMEKK